A region of Streptomyces sp. NBC_01267 DNA encodes the following proteins:
- a CDS encoding cupin domain-containing protein, with the protein MKAFRLDELEAERAANDGAYLQFLRERNMSVGLYALDAGGTDRQQPHGQDEVYFVVSGRASITVGTETTEVARGGVVYVPAGVAHKFHHISEDLRVLVVFSPPEG; encoded by the coding sequence ATGAAAGCATTCCGGCTGGACGAACTGGAGGCGGAGCGCGCTGCCAACGACGGCGCGTATCTGCAGTTCCTGCGCGAACGGAACATGTCGGTCGGGCTGTACGCACTGGACGCGGGCGGGACCGACCGGCAGCAGCCGCACGGACAGGACGAGGTGTACTTCGTGGTCAGCGGCCGGGCCTCGATCACCGTCGGGACGGAGACGACCGAGGTCGCGCGCGGCGGTGTGGTGTACGTACCGGCCGGGGTGGCGCACAAGTTCCACCACATCTCGGAGGACCTGCGGGTTCTCGTGGTCTTCTCTCCGCCCGAGGGCTGA
- a CDS encoding DUF5326 family protein yields MAVREIYAGMPWWVKWVAVPVIALVVFGSLIATVVGFVIGLLFKALVFVALVGGLIYVVRKFTSSSSSRNDW; encoded by the coding sequence ATGGCGGTCCGAGAGATTTACGCGGGAATGCCGTGGTGGGTGAAGTGGGTCGCGGTGCCTGTCATCGCCCTGGTCGTGTTCGGCAGCCTCATCGCGACGGTCGTCGGGTTCGTGATCGGGCTGCTCTTCAAGGCGCTGGTCTTCGTCGCGCTCGTCGGCGGACTCATCTACGTCGTACGGAAGTTCACCTCCTCGTCGTCCTCGCGGAACGACTGGTAG
- a CDS encoding IclR family transcriptional regulator — MATTPRTAVPTLIGSVQRALRLLEAVGSHTDGAPAKQLAREAGLPLPTAYHLLRTLTHEGYLRRERGVFVIGPAAERLAGGGAVQNRRATLVDSLTHWRDALGVPVYFAVYRQGEIELVAVSDTPAAPAVEEWADFRETGHAHALGQCLLSQLDAASREDHLDRYPVRPLTRHSVRDRGILLRRLAAAERMQPIVEQQEYALGTVCAAIPITAGSGAAAMAISGPANEEERLRSAVETLRSEVGALLGSLAFSIGI; from the coding sequence TTGGCGACAACGCCTCGTACCGCTGTTCCCACGCTGATCGGCTCGGTGCAGCGAGCGCTCAGACTGCTGGAGGCCGTGGGCTCCCACACCGACGGAGCCCCCGCCAAACAGCTCGCCCGGGAGGCGGGACTCCCCCTCCCCACCGCCTATCACCTGCTGCGGACCCTGACGCACGAGGGATATCTGCGCCGCGAGCGCGGCGTGTTCGTCATCGGACCCGCAGCCGAGCGGCTGGCGGGCGGCGGAGCGGTGCAGAACCGCCGGGCCACGCTGGTCGATTCACTCACCCACTGGCGTGACGCGCTCGGGGTTCCGGTTTATTTTGCGGTCTACCGCCAGGGCGAGATCGAGCTCGTCGCGGTCTCCGACACACCCGCCGCGCCCGCTGTCGAGGAATGGGCGGACTTCCGTGAAACCGGTCATGCACACGCCCTTGGTCAGTGTCTGCTGAGCCAGCTCGACGCGGCCTCGCGCGAGGACCATCTGGACCGCTATCCGGTCCGTCCGCTGACCCGCCATTCGGTGCGTGACCGGGGCATCCTGCTGCGGCGACTGGCCGCTGCGGAACGTATGCAACCGATCGTCGAGCAGCAGGAGTACGCCCTCGGAACGGTCTGCGCGGCCATCCCGATCACGGCCGGATCGGGTGCCGCCGCGATGGCCATTTCCGGCCCTGCGAACGAGGAAGAACGGTTGCGCTCCGCAGTCGAAACGCTACGGTCCGAGGTTGGCGCTTTACTCGGTTCGCTCGCGTTCTCTATCGGTATCTGA
- a CDS encoding SsgA family sporulation/cell division regulator, with amino-acid sequence MRESVQAEVMMSFLVSEELSFRIPVELRYEVGDPYAIRMTFHLPGDAPVTWTFGRELLLDGINAPTGDGDVHISPSEPTGLSDVHLRLQVGADRALFRAGSAPLIAFLDRTDKLVPLGQERSLGDFDGNLDEALGRILAEENAG; translated from the coding sequence ATGCGCGAATCGGTCCAGGCAGAGGTCATGATGAGCTTCCTCGTCTCCGAGGAGCTCTCGTTCCGTATTCCGGTGGAACTCCGCTACGAGGTGGGTGACCCGTATGCGATCCGGATGACCTTCCACCTTCCCGGAGACGCACCGGTGACCTGGACGTTCGGTCGCGAACTGCTCCTCGACGGGATCAACGCCCCCACGGGCGACGGCGATGTGCACATCTCACCCAGCGAGCCGACGGGACTGTCCGATGTCCATCTGCGGCTCCAGGTCGGCGCCGACCGCGCGCTCTTCCGGGCGGGCAGCGCGCCGCTGATCGCCTTCCTCGACCGCACCGACAAGCTCGTCCCGCTCGGACAGGAGCGCAGCCTGGGCGACTTCGACGGAAACCTGGACGAGGCGCTCGGCCGGATCCTGGCCGAGGAGAACGCGGGCTGA
- a CDS encoding YibE/F family protein — MTSLQEQHSHTHGHGPAAPVSTHLRKVVAAVLIPFGAAVIVGLVVLWPGGAPPHARSGVGFDRQTQQGRVVALTPVNCQDVQAGQPSAPPGGSSATEQPTSQGGQGGQGKLCKKAKVEVASGKDKGRTFTELVQPDAPRQLHQGQGVIVAYAPDAPRDLQYSVSDVDRKFPMALLAGIFALVVVAVGRMRGLMALVALAVSFAVLTLFILPAILQGSNPLVVAVIGASAIMLIALYTCHGLTARTSVAVIGTLISLMLIGLLGSLFIGWASLSGNTDDSTGLIHGLYPHIDMSGLLLASVVIGSLGVLDDVTVTQTSAVWELHRADPTMGARGLYRAGIRIGRDHIASVVNTLVLAYAGAALPLLLLFSIAQSSVGTVANAELVAEEIVRTLVGSIGLVASVPVTTALAALVVAADRRSGGEGHAPPGRAVRGGGGRRRRR, encoded by the coding sequence GTGACCTCGCTCCAGGAACAGCACAGCCACACGCACGGCCACGGCCCCGCCGCACCGGTGTCGACGCATCTGCGCAAGGTCGTCGCGGCGGTGCTGATTCCCTTCGGTGCGGCGGTGATTGTCGGTCTTGTGGTGCTCTGGCCGGGCGGTGCGCCTCCGCACGCACGCAGCGGTGTCGGCTTCGACCGGCAGACGCAGCAGGGCAGGGTGGTGGCCCTGACGCCGGTCAACTGCCAGGACGTGCAGGCCGGTCAGCCGTCCGCGCCGCCGGGCGGGTCCTCCGCCACGGAGCAGCCGACGAGCCAGGGCGGGCAGGGCGGGCAGGGCAAGCTGTGCAAGAAGGCCAAGGTCGAGGTGGCGAGCGGCAAGGACAAGGGACGTACGTTCACCGAGCTCGTCCAGCCGGACGCACCGCGGCAGTTGCACCAGGGACAGGGCGTGATCGTGGCGTACGCGCCCGACGCACCGCGTGATCTCCAGTACTCGGTGTCCGACGTGGACCGGAAGTTCCCGATGGCGCTGCTGGCCGGCATCTTCGCGCTGGTGGTGGTCGCGGTGGGCCGGATGCGGGGGCTGATGGCGCTGGTGGCCCTGGCCGTCAGCTTCGCCGTACTGACGCTGTTCATCCTGCCCGCGATCCTGCAGGGTTCGAATCCGCTGGTCGTGGCGGTCATCGGGGCGAGCGCGATCATGCTGATCGCGCTCTACACCTGTCACGGGCTGACGGCACGCACCTCGGTCGCGGTCATCGGCACGCTGATCTCGCTGATGCTGATCGGGCTGCTCGGCTCGCTGTTCATCGGCTGGGCGAGCCTCTCCGGCAACACCGACGACAGCACCGGACTGATCCATGGCCTGTACCCGCACATCGACATGAGCGGGCTGCTGTTGGCGAGCGTCGTCATCGGCTCGCTCGGAGTGCTGGACGATGTGACGGTCACCCAGACCTCCGCCGTCTGGGAACTGCACCGGGCGGACCCCACGATGGGCGCACGCGGGCTCTACCGCGCCGGGATCCGGATCGGCCGCGACCACATCGCGTCGGTCGTCAACACCCTCGTCCTGGCGTACGCGGGCGCCGCCCTGCCGCTCCTGCTGCTGTTCTCCATCGCGCAGAGCAGCGTGGGTACGGTGGCCAACGCGGAGCTGGTGGCCGAGGAGATCGTACGGACCCTGGTCGGGTCCATCGGCCTGGTCGCCTCGGTGCCGGTGACCACGGCGCTCGCGGCGCTGGTGGTGGCCGCGGACCGGCGGAGCGGGGGAGAGGGGCACGCACCGCCCGGCCGGGCGGTGCGGGGCGGTGGGGGCCGCCGCCGCAGACGCTGA
- the thiC gene encoding phosphomethylpyrimidine synthase ThiC, protein MTTVDARTPATDRPEREPGWHKGYIGGPEGSRPDIRVPVRQVHLTNGQDVTLYDTSGPYTDPTVETDVRRGLAPLREHWIIGRGDTEEYAGRPARPEDDGIKHTSPRGGLRNLDAVFPGRPRQPRRGREGRAVSQLAYAVRGEITPEMEYVAIRENVSPEVVREEIAAGRAVLPANVNHPEIEPMIIGKRFLVKVNANIGNSAVTSSIEEEVDKMTWATKWGADTVMDLSTGRNIHTTREWVLRNSPVPIGTVPLYQALEKVDGRAEELTWEIYKDTVIEQAEQGVDYMTVHAGVLLRYVPLTARRKTGIVSRGGSIMAAWCLAHHKESFLYENFEELSSILASYDVTYSLGDGLRPGSIADANDEAQFAELRTLGELNTIAKRHGVQTMIEGPGHVPMHKIKENIDLQQEICEEAPFYTLGPLTTDVAPAYDHITSGIGAAMIAWWGTAMLCYVTPKEHLGLPNRDDVKTGVITYKIAAHAADLAKGHPGAQAWDDALSDARFEFRWEDQFNLALDPVTAREFHDETLPAEPAKTAHFCSMCGPKFCSMKISQDIRREHGGSQEEIEAGMAAKSEEFAASGNRVYLPLAD, encoded by the coding sequence ATGACCACAGTGGATGCACGCACGCCTGCCACCGATCGGCCCGAGCGCGAGCCGGGCTGGCACAAGGGCTACATCGGGGGCCCGGAGGGCTCGCGCCCCGACATCAGGGTCCCCGTCCGACAAGTGCACCTCACCAACGGGCAGGACGTGACGCTGTACGACACGTCGGGCCCGTACACCGACCCCACCGTCGAGACCGACGTACGGCGCGGGCTCGCCCCGCTCCGGGAGCACTGGATCATCGGCCGCGGCGACACCGAGGAGTACGCGGGCCGCCCGGCCCGCCCCGAGGACGACGGGATCAAGCACACCTCACCCCGCGGAGGACTGCGCAACCTGGACGCGGTCTTCCCCGGCCGGCCCCGCCAGCCGCGTAGGGGGCGCGAGGGGCGCGCGGTGAGTCAGCTCGCGTACGCCGTGCGCGGGGAGATCACCCCGGAGATGGAGTACGTCGCGATCCGCGAGAACGTCTCCCCCGAGGTCGTACGCGAAGAGATCGCCGCGGGCCGGGCCGTGCTGCCGGCCAACGTCAACCATCCGGAGATCGAGCCGATGATCATCGGCAAGCGGTTCCTGGTGAAGGTCAACGCCAACATCGGCAATTCCGCGGTCACTTCCTCCATCGAGGAGGAGGTGGACAAGATGACCTGGGCCACCAAGTGGGGCGCGGACACCGTCATGGACCTGTCCACCGGCCGCAACATCCACACCACCCGCGAGTGGGTGCTGCGCAATTCCCCCGTCCCCATCGGCACGGTCCCGCTCTACCAGGCACTGGAGAAGGTCGACGGCCGGGCCGAGGAGCTGACCTGGGAGATCTACAAGGACACGGTCATCGAGCAGGCCGAGCAGGGCGTCGACTACATGACGGTGCACGCGGGGGTGCTGCTCAGGTACGTGCCCCTCACCGCACGCCGGAAGACGGGCATCGTCTCGCGCGGCGGCTCGATCATGGCCGCCTGGTGCCTGGCGCACCACAAGGAGTCGTTCCTGTACGAGAACTTCGAGGAACTCTCCTCCATCCTGGCCTCGTACGACGTGACGTACTCGCTGGGCGACGGGCTGCGGCCCGGGTCGATCGCGGACGCCAACGACGAGGCGCAGTTCGCGGAGTTGCGCACCCTCGGGGAACTGAACACGATCGCCAAACGCCATGGCGTGCAGACGATGATCGAGGGCCCCGGGCACGTCCCGATGCACAAGATCAAGGAGAACATCGACCTCCAGCAGGAGATCTGCGAGGAGGCGCCGTTCTACACGCTCGGCCCGCTCACCACGGATGTGGCTCCGGCGTACGACCACATCACCTCCGGCATCGGGGCGGCGATGATCGCCTGGTGGGGTACGGCCATGCTCTGCTACGTCACGCCCAAGGAGCACCTGGGCCTGCCCAACCGTGACGACGTGAAGACCGGTGTCATCACGTACAAGATCGCGGCGCACGCGGCGGACCTCGCCAAGGGGCATCCCGGCGCGCAGGCGTGGGACGACGCGCTGTCGGACGCGCGTTTCGAGTTCCGGTGGGAGGACCAGTTCAATCTGGCGCTCGACCCGGTCACCGCACGGGAGTTCCACGACGAGACGCTGCCCGCGGAGCCCGCGAAGACCGCGCATTTCTGTTCCATGTGCGGGCCGAAGTTCTGCTCGATGAAGATCTCCCAGGACATCCGCCGGGAACACGGCGGCAGCCAGGAGGAGATCGAGGCGGGGATGGCGGCGAAGTCCGAGGAGTTCGCGGCGAGCGGGAACCGGGTGTATCTGCCGCTGGCCGACTGA